One window of Lepus europaeus isolate LE1 chromosome Y, mLepTim1.pri, whole genome shotgun sequence genomic DNA carries:
- the LOC133754014 gene encoding LOW QUALITY PROTEIN: zinc finger X-chromosomal protein-like (The sequence of the model RefSeq protein was modified relative to this genomic sequence to represent the inferred CDS: substituted 2 bases at 2 genomic stop codons) — MSMPEHVLTNESIHVSSVAHIEHIVHDSVVDAEIVTDPLTTDIVSEEVLVADCASEAVLDANGIPVDQQDDKGNCEDYLMISLDDAGKIEHENSSGVTMDAEAEMNPCKVDGTCPEVIKVYIFKADTGEDDLGGTVDIVESEPDNDHGVELLDQNSSIRVPREKMVYMAVDESQQEDEDLNVAEIADEVYMEVIVGEEDAAVAAAAAAVHEQQMDDNEIKTFMPIAWAAAYGNNSDGIENGNGTASALLHIDESAGLGRLAKQKPKKRRRPDSRQYQTAIIIGPDGHPLTVYPCIICGKKFKSRGFLKRHMKNHPEHLTKKKYHCTDCDYTTNKKLSLHNHLESHKLTSKTEKVIECDECGKHFSHTGALVTHKMIHKEKVANKMHKCKFCDYETAEQGLLNRHLLAVHSKNFPHFCVECGKGFRHPSELKKHMRIHTGEKPYQCQYCEYRSADSSNLKTHVKTKHTREMPFKCDICLLTFSDIKEVQQHALIHQESKTHQCLHCDHKSSNSSDLKXHIISVHTKDYPHKCDMCDKGFHRPSELKKHVAAHKGKKMHQCRHCDFKIADPFVLSRHILSVHTKDLPFRCKRCRKGXGFRQQNELKKHMKTHSGRKVYQCEYCEYSTRDASGFKRHVISIHTKDYPHRCEYCKKGFRRPSEKNQHIMRHHKEVGLS, encoded by the exons ATGTCTATGCCTGAACATGTCTTGACAAATGAATCTATACATGTGTCTTCTGTTGCACACATTGAACACATAGTACATGATAGTGTAGTAGATGCAGAAATCGTCACTGATCCTCTCACCACCGACATAGTTTCAGAAGAAGTATTGGTAGCAGATTGTGCCTCTGAAGCAGTCTTAGATGCCAATGGAATCCCTGTGGACCAACAAGATGATAAAGGCAACTGTGAAGACTACCTTATGATTTCCT TGGATGATGCGGGTAAAATAGAACACGAAAATTCCTCTGGAGTGACCATGGATGCAGAGGCAGAAATGAATCCTTGTAAAGTAGATGGCACTTGCCCTGAAGTGATCAAAGTGTACATTTTTAAAGCTGACACTGGAGAGGATGACTTAG GTGGAACTGTAGACATTGTAGAGAGTGAGCCTGATAATGATCATGGAGTCGAATTACTTGATCAGAACAGCAGTATTCGTGTTCCCAGGGAAAAGATGGTTTATATGGCTGTTGATGAGTCTCAACAAGAAGATGAAGATCTAA ATGTTGCTGAAATTGCTGATGAAGTTTATATGGAAGTGATTGTAGGAGAGGAAGATGCTGCTGttgcagcagctgctgctgctgtacaTGAACAACAAATGGATGACAATGAAATCAAAACCTTCATGCCAATAGCATGGGCAGCTGCTTATG GTAATAATTCTGATGGAATTGAAAACGGAAATGGCACTGCCAGTGCCCTCTTGCACATAGATGAGTCTGCTGGTCTTGGCAGACTGgctaaacaaaaaccaaagaaaaggagaagacctGATTCCAGGCAGTACCAAACAG CAATAATTATTGGCCCTGATGGACATCCCTTGACTGTCTATCCTTGCATTATTTGTGGGAAGAAGTTTAAGTCCAGAGGATTCTTGAAAAGGCACATGAAAAACCATCCTGAGCACCTTACCAAGAAGAAGTATCACTGTACTGACTGTGACTATACTACCAACAAAAAGTTAAGTTTACACAACCATCTAGAAAGCCACAAGCTGACCAGCAAGACAGAGAAGGTTATTGAATGCGATGAGTGCGGGAAGCATTTCTCTCATACTGGTGCTTTGGTTACTCACAAAATGATTCATAAAGAAAAAGTAGCTAACAAAATGCACAAGTGTAAATTCTGTGATTATGAGACGGCTGAACAAGGGCTATTGAATCGCCACCTCTTGGCAGTCCACAGCAAGAACTTTCCTCATTTTTGTGTGGAGTGTGGTAAAGGTTTCCGTCACCCATCAGAGCTCAAAAAGCACATGAGAATCCATACTGGCGAGAAGCCATACCAATGCCAGTACTGCGAATATAGGTCTGCAGACTCTtctaatttaaaaacacatgtaaAAACTAAGCATACTAGAGAAATGCCATTCAAATGTGACATTTGTCTTCTGACTTTCTCCGATATCAAAGAGGTGCAGCAGCATGCTCTTATCCACCAAGAGAGCAAAACACACCAGTGTTTGCATTGTGATCACAAGAGTTCGAACTCAAGTGATTTGAAATGACACATTATTTCAGTTCACACAAAGGACTACCCCCACAAGTGTGACATGTGTGATAAAGGCTTTCATCGGCCTTCAGAACTTAAGAAACATGTGGCTGCTCACAAGGGTAAAAAAATGCATCAGTGTAGACATTGTGATTTTAAGATTGCAGATCCATTTGTTCTGAGTCGCCATATTCTCTCAGTTCAcacaaaagatcttccatttaggtgtAAGAGATGTAGAAAGggttag GGATTTAGACAACAGAATGAACTTAAAAAGCATATGAAGACACACAGTGGCAGGAAAGTGTATCAGTGTGAGTACTGTGAGTATAGCACTAGAGACGCCTCAGGCTTTAAACGGCATGTTATTTCTATTCATACAAAAGACTATCCTCACCGATGTGAGTACTGCAAGAAAGGGTTCCGAAGACCTTCAGAAAAGAACCAGCACATCATGCGACATCATAAAGAAGTTGGCCTGTCCTAA